The genomic DNA TCTCCCACCGaaataaatttcaaatttttttatagtgtctaatttttttttcgcaTCAGCATGCATATCTGATTGTCGATCGCTCTTCGCTATCTGACAGCCGTTCCTGggtgtctgcctccggcggctggggctccgccccagaccctggttgctcctgcttcgcaggagatttctggGACCGTTTGGCGAGCAGGTCCGGGAATGGGGTGTGGGAGAGGGAATCAGAGGTCGTTTCAGCGCCGAAAAAAGCGGCAGATTTGGGTCATTTACGGCCGATTTTTGGCCAGGACACCTGGAATTTTGAGGCTGAACCCCCCGAAATTGGCCTCCGAACCTCcgagaaacgactcgagcgcagcgagaggagcagcggggtctggggcgcagccccagccgccggaggcagacgaggcagaccctgaaCCGACATTGCATGTGCCCTGCAGATGGAAAAAAGTGAACGAAAGCCGCATGATCTGAAGGGGCAGAGATCTCGAGCGACCGGTGAGAGAGttgttattttatttgaagTGTAAAGGAGATATCTGAGCTGAGAGATTGGTTCGAGTAATGCTGCTGAGTAGGGTGGCAAGAGTCAGGGCTGCCGTGGACGGGGTTTTTATTGGCTGTTATGGCAGAGCAGGATCACGTTCTGTGAGGTTTAACAGCCGGACCCAGGAAGTCCATATCAGGACTTGGAAGAGCCCTCGAAGCGTGCTCGTTTCGCCAAAATCGTGTCTAGATCTCAAACTGGTACGTTTTTCGAGCACAGtttcagctgctgatgacgTGAATGGAGATGGTTTAAAAGATCAGACAGAATTAAGACCCCATGGATCAAGTCAAGATAAGTCTCGAGAGGACCCAGAAGAACTGAAAGAAGACCTTGATTCCAGAAAATTAAATTCAGAACTAATACATACGAGACTGAAAACTTCCAGGTTTTCTAAGCATTCAGAGAAGAATCTAGAATTAGAAGACCTGACTACTGACCGTCAGTTAGGAGACACAACAACCAAGTCAGAAACAGAACATCTAGAGGAACTAGAactggaaaaagaagaagaattagACTCAGCGATATACGTGCCTCGACCACCTCGAGAAGCATTTAAGATTCTGGCACATGACTCTCCCAATTCCCCTGGCAAGAGCGTGCCCAAATACAGGCAGCTGAgcaaacagcagcagtttctGCGGTATATGGGTCGTCACAAACTGATCCGAGAAATACTCGGTAATGTCTTCAAAGAATCCAATGCCTCGTTCGAGCAAAAAGTGCAAAAAGAAGCCATCGATATAGAGACAGTCAGTGCAAGAACATTGCTAGAACTAAGACTTGAATACACCAAAGAGGCCATGAAGACCCATTTTGATAGAAAAAGTGTTAAACTCTTTAGACGGCTGTCAAGCAAAACACATCCCCGTTGGGAACCATCAAAAAACTCGAAACCGTCGAGTGCCATCGACCAGTTCTGGTCTGAAATGATCTCAGCCCGAACAAGAGCTGAAGAATCCAACGAGCCCGTCGAGCCCTGGGCCGAATGGAAAGATTACGTCAACCTATCGCATGACCCTCCAGTGATTCCTGATCTACTCCGCATGGAAAAAGCGCTCGACCAGTACTCACGAACACTCATCTCCGACCAAAACAACATTAAAATCGTCCACCTCGCGACAACCGAAATGCTCTGCCGGTCCTTCGCCAAGTATCTGGCATACCAGGTCTCTCTCAACAGCCAGTACAGTCTAGAATCACCCACGCCAACAGAACTGGCATCAGCGTACGTACGGGGAGCACatacctccggcggctggggctccgccccagaccctggttgctcctgcttcgcaggagatgtCGGGGACCGTCGAaggaaacgactcgagcgcagcgagaggagcaacggggtctggggcggagccccagccgccggaggcagcacctccagaaagaaaattaCTAACAGTGAACAGAACACCAGCTGAGGAAACAGTTGAGGTCCCGACTATGTCGCCGGCGTTGGGGATTATTGATTTAGAGAACCCGGCGTGGCTGTTTCCGGCTGCCAGGATGATTCATAGGAAGGTGTATTTGCATATTGGACCCACGAATAGTGGAAAGACGTATACCGCGTTGAGAGCTTTTCAGACGGCCAAGTCTGGGTTTTACGCCGGGCCACTGAGACTGCTGGCTCGCGAGGTGTATAGTAGGATGAAGTCGGCGAGGATTCCGTGTAATTTGGTGACGGGTGAAGAGGTTATTGAGGAGTTCGACGAGACTGGACGGCCAGCTGGACTGTGTAGTGGTACTGTAGAGATGATGGATATCAACAGACAGATGGATGTTGCAGTGTTGGATGAGATCCAGATGATTGATGACGCCGAGAGAGGGTGGGCGTGGACCCAGGCGTTTTTGGCGGTGCAAGCCAGGGAGATTCATCTCTGTGGTGATCCTAATACTGAGGAGCTGGTAAGAAAACTGGCAGCACAGGCTGGTGATGAGCTCGAGGTTGTTAATTATACACGACTCAGTCCGCTTGAAATCGAGAAGCGAGAGTTGGGTGACGACTTGCAGAAATTACAGCCTGGTGATTGTCTTGTATTCTTCTCGAAAAGACACATTCTGGCTGCTAAGAACATTATTGAGGCCGAGACTGGTGATAAATGTGCTGTAATTTACGGATCATTACCAGCCGAGACAAGATCTAAACAGGCTGAGCTGTTTAATGATCCAGACAGCGATGTTAAATACCTGGTGGCCAGTGATGCTATTGGTATGGGACTGAACTTGGCAGTAAGAAGAATCATTTTTTCTCGAGTACGCAAGTTTAATGGCCATGAACTCATCAAACTTCCAATTGCACAAGTAAAGCAGATTGCTGGTCGTGCTGGTAGGTTTCAAACAGCTCCGTCTAAAGATTCTCGTGACACTCGATCAACTGGTAATGTCGGTTATGTAACATCGTTGCATGCTCATGATAGAGAGTACATTGAACAATGTCTAGCATTGCCATCACCTCCAGTTAAACAGGCAGCGTTCTTCCCTTCGGACACTATTATTCAAGAGTTTGCACACTTTATTGGTCCACAGAGTCCGTACCATCAGATGCTGGCGCGACTGGAAGCGTCTATCAAACTACCTCCACTATACAAGTTTGTAGATTTGTCCAACATGATCACCACATCCAAGATATTTGCCAATATTCGAGGATTGCTGTTAGAAGAGATGATGACACTGGCAAAAGCGCCAGTCAGTTCGACAGACGAACGAGTCAAGAGCGCGTTCTACTCCTTCTGTTTAGTAATTGCCAACGGCCAGTCGAAAACTATTACCGAGATCCCTAATACAGGAGTAGGATACCTTGGTATGTCAGTGATTCCAAACGCAAGACCCTCTGACACTTTCGAAAGCATTCACCGCGTTTTGTCGCTCTATTTATGGCTGTCGTACCGGTTCCCCACCCACTTCCTCGACCGTACAGGAGCCATGCAACTGAAAGAGCTCTGcgaaaccaaaatcaacgACCTCCTTAAGAAATCACCCTCCATCAGCCGGATCGTGGGTCGCAAAAAGGCCAAATCCTTCAAAGCCACAGCCCTCCACGACGACTCCGAGCCCCTCAACCACCTCCAGCCTCCATCCCCCCGCCGACCACGAGCTCCCACCCGTCGTTACTCCTCCTTCTAACCCTTcgtatttatttttgtacATAAACCCTCTGCTATCTCTCAAgggggctctgcctccggcggctggggctccgccccagaccccgctgctcctctcgctccgctcgagtcgtttccgcCGATGGTCCCCACGGTCcccgccaactcctgcgaagcaggagcaaccagggtctggggcggagccccagccgccggaggccagtTGAACCCTCCCTGGACCCTGGCATGCACGTACCCGGGAGGGCATATGCGTGTATGCGCCGGGGGAGGTTCGTAGCCACGTCCGGCGTCGATGTATGCCGTTGTTCCCCATTTATCTCATCCGCATCATCCACACTTCTGTATACTATCAATTGCACATTCAAAATGGCAGACGAGCAACCAATTGGTAAGTGGCAGGTGTTTCTGTGCTTTCGGTATTGTATCGGAATTGGTTTTGTTAGGTGTTTTTTGGGGGTTTTTCGGGAATTGAGGTTGATTACATTGGCGGGGCAACCCCACGTTGGCAGGTCAGACTCAGTGAAACGAGCTTATGAGCTCGGTTTGTGTGATATGGTTTGTTATTTTCAGTTTGAACTGATCAATGGACTGGAATTAGGATGATATTGAGAATGAGGAGTTTGGTTGAGATTGTTTGGTTGTGAAAAGTTGGAGATGGGGAGTCAGATGGACTAACAGTGGCAGTGCTTGACCAGGGAACTGGTTTTGTGAAAATTGGTCGGGGCGGTACTAACTTCCCTGACCACACTTTCCCGTCGATTGTAGGACGTCCTATTCTACGAGCTGAAGAACGTACTGATTTCAATGTCGAGATTCGTGATATCATGTGTGGAGATGAAGCCAGTGCAGTACGAAGCGCTTTACAGGTGTCGTATCCTATGGAGAATGGTATTATTCGCAATTGGGAAGATATGGGCCATCTGTGGGACTATTCATTCTACGAGAGAATGAAAATCGATCCTCGTGGCCGGAAAATTCTGTTGACCGAGCCACCATTGAACCCAGTTGCCAACCGAGAGAAGATGGTCGGGACCATGTTTGAGAAGTACGGATTTAATGGTGTGTATGTGGCCATTCAGGCTGTTTTGGCATTGTATGCACAGGGTCTATCGTCAGGAGTCGTGGTTGATTCGGGAGACGGTGTTACACATATCGTGCCTGTTTACGAGTCAGTCGTGTTGAACCACCTGACCCGTCGTTTGGACATTGCTGGTCGAGATATCACCAGAAACCTCATTAATTTATTACTTAGACGAGGATACGCGTTTAACCGAACTGCGGATTTCGAGACTGTGCGCCAAATCAAGGAAAAGTTCTGTTATGTCAGTTATGATCTCGAATATGACGACCGACTGGCTAATGAGACTACTGCTCTTATGGAGACTTATGAGTTGCCTGATGGCCGTACAATTAAGCTTGGTCCCGAGAGATTCCAGGCTCCCGAGTGTCTATTCCAGCCACATTTGGTAGACAGCGAGCAGCCAGGAGTCGCCGAGTTCCTGTTCAACACCATTCAAGCCGCTGATGTCGATATCCGGTCGTCGCTTTATAAAGCCATTGTACTATCTGGAGGATCCAGTATGTACCCCGGCCTACCCAGTCGACTGGAGAAGGAGCTGAAGCAGCTGTGGCTGACCCGAGTGCTCAACGGCGACCCCGAACGACTGAGTAAGTTCAAAGTGCGCATCGAAGACCCTCCACGAAGACGACACATGGTGTTCCTCGGCGGAGCGGTGCTCGCCAACATCATGCATGATAAAGAACACATGTGGATCTCCAAAGCCGAGTGGGAAGAACATGGCGCCAACATCCTGTCCAAACTCGGTCCTAGATAACTTGTTTATACATTGTTTTCATTCTTTCGCGGGGATGtggcactgcctccggcggctggggctccgccccagaccctggttgctcctgcttcgcaggagatggctgcGACCctcgacgtaacgactcgagcggagcgagaggagccacggggtctggggcagagccccagccgccggaggcacatcgccagtggtagtagtagtagatAGTCTATTTACTTGTGTCCGTTGACACCGGTCAGTTGTGACATGTACGTGACGTAGTCGAGACTGACGCCCTCTTCTTCGGATTCGTTGGCGCCTTTGGCAAGGGGCATGCTGTTTTTCAGCTCATCGATCATGGAGTCGGGGATGAGCGAGTTCTGGAGATCCAGTTCTGTCACGTATGGTTTGCCGTTAGCAATGTCGAAAAACGATTGGTACACTTGCTCGGCTGTTTGCTGGTCTTCTGTCACTTCGACCATGAACTTGATGAACTCTTCGAACGAGACTCGCGAGTTTCCTCCACTGGCAACTACAAACACTTGATGCATCTCCTCTTCTGAATATACCAGGCCAAGACTGGCAAGTGCTCCAGAAAACTCGCTTTCTTGGAGCGAGTTGCGTTGTCCCTTGTCAAAAAACCGGAACACAGATTCAAACTCTTCAAGCTGGATGGGCGTCAGATTCGTCATGCTTCGTGCCACTATCTGGTTCTCTATAAATGCAAGTTTCTTGACCACTGACTGTTTGGCAAGACCAAGTTCGTACTCTAGCTCGTTTAATGAATACACCGTGTAATCGTTTTCTTCCACGTTGGCTTCCAGACATTGATCGTCTAGTTTTTTTAGGTCGGCCAGCATCCGGTCTAGCGGCTTCAACTGGTCACTGAGAATCGTAATGCCTTCCAGCTGCTTTTCTAGCTCACCCTCTAAATCGCTTATTTTTAATGACACTGTGTCTAGTGACAGTGATAGCTCATTGGCAGTATCGGCAAAGTTCTTTCTTAGTTTCTCTTTGATTTGTCGCatggtgttgttgatggCTCTTGATCTGGTGGCTTCTGCTGATATCAGCTCTCGCCAGATCTGTTCAAGATCTTGTAGTCGCAGACCCTCTGGAGGGACATATTCTCTCAGTCCATATGTGGCCAGTTTTGTACGAATGTTGCCCAATAGTGATGCAAGTTCAGACTTTTCAGTGATCCATTCTCGTTTAGTTGTCTTTTTATACTCGCTGAATCGACTCGATTGTAATTTGGCATCGCTATAAGTACCAGAAAACTCCGACTTGGCCCATGATTCttgtgtttttttgataGATTGGATCAATACCTTCATTCGTTTCTCAAAATTATGCTGCATTGTCAACGCAGAAGACGTCACATCGACAAACTTTTCGAGTCGACGTCCAGCAGTCTCTATCTTGTCCAGTGCCGAAAACGCATGAAACCAGTATGCAACGTAAGTCATTACGGAACGCTCGTCGGGTGATTTCACGTCACAAATATCTTCTACGTCAAGCAATTGTGGAATGccaacttcttcagctgctaatTTGAATGCTAGAGAAACGTTTTTCTTGTGATTGGATTTATCCAGctcgtcaaaatcaatcaagtcAGGACGATGACGGTCCATTAATGCACAAAATGCCAGTCCATCAGTCcaagatgatgaaaagtCTTTAATATTCACTCCTGGATATCCTGCTGTTTTACGTTGACACCATAACAGCAGACCCTCTTTTGCAGAAAGACCTTCTTCGTTGATTTCGGAAATAGTGAATCTCAAAATAAGGATCCACAGTAGTCCTAGAATCAGCTTTAGATTGCCCTCTatgatatcaccagcaccaatatTGTGTAGAAGGATGCCTCGATGCTTGATAAATGCTAACGCAGTATTGATGTTTTCAGCCTTTTGTACGTTTAATCTGGGATTTGGATTATATCGGCCAAGCGGCTCATTGCCTATTATCTCTAATAGTTGAATAAGTCGTACTCCACTAGTGAAATCTGTTATCAGATCTTTCATAGGTGGGATATTGTTGGCTTCGAAATATGTATTCGCCCATCGTAAAAAGGCTTTGTGCTGTGTTGCGATCCATCCGGGAAGCGGTTTACTGCCGTTGGACGTCGTAGTCATTATATTCGATGTCGTTATCATTGCTGCTATAATCGGAAATAATCGTAAGGATTAAAAACCTGCTGAtactattattttcaagagaTGGAAATAAATTTCGTTAAAATGTCGTCCAAAACTGTTGGCTCGCGAAATTCAAATGCGTATAAAACCCAGCCTGTTGGTGTCGATTTCGTGTTTACTGTCTTTGAAATGTCTCTGTTCTACTTCGCTTATTCCTGTAAGACATGGGTTGACATGGGTACCAGGTGTCGGATATCAAACTTGGTTCATgcaataatgataataaataaataaataaaaactcCTACGATTTGAAtatgaaataaatagtcaAACAATTGGATTGTGCGTCGAATGCTATGGCCACCTACTTTACTCAATTCAATTACAAGGATTGAAAAACAACGAACGATATCGAACGGAATAATATGGTATGATCAATTACTGATGTCCAAAAAACCCGGACTAACCGAATAGTCTAGTCAACAAATCAATGTGagaaaagttcaaaaatCAAGATCAAATACCAGACAAAACGAGGTTCGATTTGAAATTCCAATCCAAGTGCAATCTAAAAGTCCGTTTAAAAGATCTCACAACTCTGTAGTTTCcacaatcaaatcaattgaAGCACCGTTTAAAAGATCTTGATGTATAGGAATAAACCTGTAACTGGTCAGTTCTAACTCGTTCCAACCAACTTTAAACAGATTTAAGGTTGAAGTCAATATAGTTTCAGTCTTGTAGTGTGAGCAAATCACCCATTTAATGAAGTAACCTGATATCCCTTGCAACAATCCGATAAGTTTATATTTTGACCTGTCAAGACTTGCTCGAAATCCTCAAATAATACTCGACgaagtaaacaaaaaaagaccTGCAATAGATTCACTAgtaaccaccaccaccaaattCGATATCGGTACTGGATTATACTAATAATTACTAACACAGTCTCAAACCCATCAAAcaaaccttttttttcttactAACTGTCCCTGTGTTCTGTGTATTGATTCACCCTGGTGGGGGCGGAGCGTCCTTGAAGTTTAATTAAATCTCACACGAGAGGCGGGGTGGTCAATTACTGAAGTGGGACACCATTATAAAGAATGCATACGCAGTCGACGCGACTAGATTTGCTCCTGCACATCTTACAAGTATTTCTGTATCGAATATTACTTACGAAATTTTGTTACTTCTAATTAAAGTAATAATTTTAGTGAATCTAGATAAGATGCGGCGATGACGTtagtttatatatataccaacttccatcttcaccactGACCTTaaccagtaccagttgCTTAGTATGCTGGAACTATAAAAGAAACATTTAGGGCCTACCCTAAtggataatattaatattaaagAAGAATGATAATTTAGCTACCACTAAAAGCCATTCATATATGTCCAATTGGATCTGCTATTGCGTGTTTATTAATAACACCCCCTGAATTCAATGTTTGTTTACCTGCAATGCACTCTGGCCTAGATACCAGGCAAGTGTCCAATTATTTTCTGGTCTAATGAGGCTATGCAACGCGTAATGTGGCGATTAAAAAGTACTTTTGAAGGAAGTTGAATGAAGCAAAAAAGATGttttcaaattcatcaCTGCGAATTCTGCGGATCGAACGCAGGACCTCCAGATATCAAGACCAAAGTACACTTCAGTCTGGCGCTCTCCCAACTGAGCTAAATCCGCTAACCATTGGACATGATTCTTGGTGTTCCGTCCAGAGCTAATATTACCACAAAAATAGGCCATTTTGTGGGCCCAGCTTCCGTTGCTATGTCTTTAATTTAGGTCCTAATACTGTTCTCTATACGCTCAAGCCGGGAATAGAGGCTCTGACCACGGTTTGGGTCCGTTTTGTACCCTTTAAAACTGCACCTGCAGCCTGATAGAGGCCCTGTAAAGGCTTTTGAACTAGCCAAAGCTTGCCAACGGTTCGAGGATTGGCTATTCTCCTTTCAATAAGATATAAATAGCCAATTTATTAATAGTTTCTGAAGATTGATAACATTAAAGTTATTATTTAACACTTTGTGGAATAAGAATAAGCTGAAGAAGTGTTCAAAACTTCATGAATAtatgataaatatatccTTCTCAGTATGCTTATATCGATTCTGAGATTGCTACAGTCGGGGTAATTATGGCGAGCTGTATGATAACGACGACATTAATTCATACTCCATTCAAACAACATGGACTCAAATCGAGGTAAGTCGACCacaaaatagaaaaatGCAGTTATAAATGGTTGACTAACTTTTGATAGTACATCCCCTTTTGGCACAAGTCCCACTAATTGTTTCGCCATCGCTACGACCGCCACAAGCGATCACACTTCCTTATAATTTCCGCAAACTTCCAAAGACACTACCACCAGAGGTTGGTTCTTTCGATGCTCTTGAAAAGGTCATAACTGATACAAGTGGATTTTTGGATGCTTTAGATGTAAAACATACAGAAAGATGCGATGCATACGAGAAATGGAAGAAAGAGGCCGAAAAACAGGAGATACAAGAGAAGCGCCGTATCGCACCAGGATACCTGGATACCTCTAATCGGATATTAGAACCTGTTAGACAGGTCCAAAGCCCGACAACGTCAAATTCTGTTCCATCATCGCCGgttcaagaaaaagaaccAGAATCCGAACCAGAGTCAGTAGAGGACCAACTGCGACAGGTGTTTGATAATGTCACCATTAAATAGGCCATTGCTTTACCTGCTATGACTACATCAGTCCAGACTTCTGTCGgtctgttcttgttgatatttcaaGATAATACACAATCTTTCTTGCCTTTGAAGACATTCCAGTCGGCTCAGCGAGAAAGAATATCACTTCCGTACTTGTCTAAAGTAGTTTGAGCTACATGGAGTGGATGATTGGGCGGTGTCAACTTGATCTTAAACCATAGCACATTCAATCCACGCCTAATCAGAAGtacttatttatatattaacTATTTTGCATTGAAATTAACTGTCTGGAATTTCTCTCTTAACTTATGACTGAAATACTGGTATCTTGATACAGTCACGTGATCGTTCATTTCTCGATATATTTGATCTCTCCGGAGTTCAGATAATTGTTTAATTTTATATTTCCACATTTCTGTCAGTTCAGTCGGCCTGCTATGCGATTCAAGGCGACTATTCACAATGCGGATGTGTTTCGAAGTAAGTATACGGGAATCCAGCTGAACCATATTCTACTACCACTGACAGTCTCCACCATCCTAGACACTCCGCTTCGTCTCCAACGATCCTAGacgctccgcgaagcggagcaccacggggtctggggcggagccccagccgccggaggcaaacgGGGCCACAAATATGTTACAAACCAGTCCAGTAACAGTCAGGAAGTGCTAACGAGATTCAATTGCAGATATTTGTGGCGCATTGGCGACGTTGAGGAAGGTATGTCAGATGCATCTTTCGCCCACCGAGCTCCGTCTGGTGTCTCTCGTCGACAAAAGCAGTACTCAGCTGTGGAGTATTCACCCTGTGGAGCTGATGTTTGATGACTACGTGGTTGTATCGAACGACGAGAACACGATAATTCTCGAACTGAACATCGATACCATGTACCGAGCGATACGGTCGTTTGATACTGGTGGACGAGGGATCGGATCGATTTCCCTGAAACTCAGAAGACAGAACAAAACGCCACTCTTACGAGTCAGTTTTGAACAGTCCATGGGAATTGGAGATAGTACATATGTCCAGCATGAATTTCCTGTCAGATTAGTCCGAGTTGACGAACGAAAAGCCATAGAAGAACCGCAATGTCCACCGCCAGACCTCTACCTCGAACTGCCAAACGCACTGAGTGAAATTAACCGAGTCATTGACAAGTTTAAAGCACTAGGAACACATGTTCGGATCCGAGTCAACAAACTCGGCCACATCTCTTTCGAAGTTCATGGTGACGGTCTACGAGTCGAATCAACATTCAAGTACGGGAAAGTCGTGCTCGCAGTTGACGACGAAAACAATACCACTCAACCACCAGAACTCGAACAAGACCCGTATTCCAACGAGCCAGCCAACGACCCCTCTGTAACAGTCATGCTCAAAGACCTGTCCAACGTGCTCCGAATCACCACCGTCGTCAAACGAATCGTGGTCGGCGTCTGCAACGAGTACGCCCTTATCCTCTACTGCTACCTCGACCGCGATCCGGACAAACACGACGATTCCGGCGACGAAGAGGTGCTCACGTATTATATGAGCCACTTCGACGTATAACTGGGAGAGGgaggtgtgcctccggcggctggggctccgccccagaccccgctgctcctctcgcttcgctcgagtcgggcgtcggggtgTCCAGTTCGCTCGGACGGCACAAGTATTTATTTGCAGACTGTTCTATGTGTTTTTTTACAcggtatttatttattgcttgATGAAGTCGTTCATGAAGTCGACAAGCAGGTCGATGCTCTTCTCCGAAACAGCGTTATCTGTGTCATGTTAGTACTAATAACCCACcagctgggaccgtcgacgcaacgactcgagcgcagcgagaggagcagcggggtctagggcggagccccagccgccggaggcaaaacaTCCCCAGTAGACTTACAGTTGGAAACACGGATTCCCCCGACCGAACGGTGACCCTTGAGACCGGTGAGGCCCCAGATGGCTGCTTCTTTGATAAaagtttcttcttttccatcTCCGGGGATGGTGAAGACAATGTTCATGTTGCTGCGGGCAGTAGGGGCCACTGGAGATTTGTAGATCTCGGGGTGCTTGTCGAGGAGAGCGTAGATTTTGGCAGCCTTGCGTTTACTTTCTTCACCTTGAGCTTTGAGACCGCCTTTGGCTAGCAGGTGCTCGACGTTCAATTGCACGATTCGTAGCGCGAAAATCGACAGAGTGTTATAGGCCGAGTTGTTCTTGACAAGAGTGGGGAAGTCCAAGAAGATGGGGATGATGGGCACTTGTAACTGTCTCAATTGCTCGAGAGAAGCATGTTGCAATAGactcttcttgataatGTATAGCGAGATACCGGCAATGCCAATGTTCTTTTGAGCACCTCCAAAGATGAGTCCAAACTTGGACACATCAACTGGTTTGGATAGGAAGTTTGACGACATGTCAGCAACCAGTTCAACTCCTTCAGGAACCTCAGGAGGAGCATGGAATTCGACACCTCCAACAGTTTCGTTATCACAATAATAAACATAAGCAATGTCTTCAGCATTAGGAGTGAATTTCCAGTCCGATTGAGCAGGAATCACACCATATTTGCCGTTAGGAGTGAATTTTCTAGCATCAACAACGATATTGACATCGGCACCTAATCGTtccgcttcttcagcagctttttGACTCCATGATCCAGTAACAATATAATTGGCAACACCTTTCTTGCCAGTCTTATGAGCATGAGCTGCTAACAAATTACCagcgacagcagcaaaacCGCCAGTACCACCACCCTGAGCAAAAAACACCTCGTGAGTATCAGGAACGTCCAAAAGCTGAGTGACTTTCTGTTTGGTagtattaataatatcaattgCCTGTGACGAACGATGAGACATCTCGCCCAAACCGATCCCCAAGTTCTGATACTGAATGAGCTCTACAGCGGCCTGTTGAAGAACCTCTGTAGGCAACAGAGCAGGTCCTGCTCCAAAATAGTGAGGAGGCGCTCTGTCTAATTTGTTAAGAACCATTGCAAATCTCTcgttattttttttgttcaaaaAATCCACGTTTCTCCGTCAGGTCTGAATCCACGAAAGAGTCAGGCTGATTCAGTCtcgatatatataaatatgcacAAAGAGAGATGACTCTCCGACGACTCCTCCCAAACGGGAAACTCACCTGCAGATCTTCAACATGCCGGATAAATCTACTCTGgtcggggtctgcctccggcggctggggctccgcccc from Sugiyamaella lignohabitans strain CBS 10342 chromosome D, complete sequence includes the following:
- the SUV3 gene encoding Suv3p (ATP-dependent RNA helicase; component of the mitochondrial degradosome along with the RNase Dss1p; the degradosome associates with the ribosome and mediates RNA turnover; also required during splicing of the COX1 AI5_beta intron; GO_component: GO:0000262 - mitochondrial chromosome [Evidence IDA] [PMID 21911497]; GO_component: GO:0045025 - mitochondrial degradosome [Evidence IDA] [PMID 12426313]; GO_component: GO:0005759 - mitochondrial matrix [Evidence IEA]; GO_component: GO:0005739 - mitochondrion [Evidence IEA]; GO_component: GO:0005739 - mitochondrion [Evidence IDA] [PMID 14576278]; GO_component: GO:0005739 - mitochondrion [Evidence IDA] [PMID 16823961]; GO_function: GO:0005524 - ATP binding [Evidence IEA,IEA]; GO_function: GO:0004004 - ATP-dependent RNA helicase activity [Evidence IDA] [PMID 12426313]; GO_function: GO:0004004 - ATP-dependent RNA helicase activity [Evidence IDA] [PMID 17658549]; GO_function: GO:0003723 - RNA binding [Evidence IEA]; GO_function: GO:0008859 - exoribonuclease II activity [Evidence IDA] [PMID 17658549]; GO_function: GO:0004386 - helicase activity [Evidence IEA,IEA]; GO_function: GO:0016787 - hydrolase activity [Evidence IEA]; GO_function: GO:0016817 - hydrolase activity, acting on acid anhydrides [Evidence IEA]; GO_function: GO:0003676 - nucleic acid binding [Evidence IEA]; GO_function: GO:0000166 - nucleotide binding [Evidence IEA]; GO_process: GO:0000372 - Group I intron splicing [Evidence IGI] [PMID 20064926]; GO_process: GO:0006264 - mitochondrial DNA replication [Evidence IMP] [PMID 21911497]; GO_process: GO:0000957 - mitochondrial RNA catabolic process [Evidence IMP] [PMID 12426313]), with the protein product MKSARIPCNLVTGEEVIEEFDETGRPAGLCSGTVEMMDINRQMDVAVLDEIQMIDDAERGWAWTQAFLAVQAREIHLCGDPNTEELVRKLAAQAGDELEVVNYTRLSPLEIEKRELGDDLQKLQPGDCLVFFSKRHILAAKNIIEAETGDKCAVIYGSLPAETRSKQAELFNDPDSDVKYLVASDAIGMGLNLAVRRIIFSRVRKFNGHELIKLPIAQVKQIAGRAGRFQTAPSKDSRDTRSTGNVGYVTSLHAHDREYIEQCLALPSPPVKQAAFFPSDTIIQEFAHFIGPQSPYHQMLARLEASIKLPPLYKFVDLSNMITTSKIFANIRGLLLEEMMTLAKAPVSSTDERVKSAFYSFCLVIANGQSKTITEIPNTGVGYLGMSVIPNARPSDTFESIHRVLSLYLWLSYRFPTHFLDRTGAMQLKELCETKINDLLKKSPSISRIVGRKKAKSFKATALHDDSEPLNHLQPPSPRRPRAPTRRYSSF